A portion of the Fulvia fulva chromosome 1, complete sequence genome contains these proteins:
- a CDS encoding Nitrogen regulatory protein areA: MSHAQPAALQARERHADRQRGVRPQSCALSDDSMDAAAIALDAADSTTSNTKSSPRHVRFPDHQHYDSVSGTSSAIASLTSQSTLETLSTRLDLSPTEKEARKGLLRESFFGQWKDDASHVETDTPEEMQKNDPLGTQIWKLYHKTKGQLPNSERLENLTWRMMSMNLRRKQLAESQNRLTPRPLTQQGPSGIAQLRKSSQQATRNRDDHMILDDFIVPSSIGSPSGVSPAASGSIAEGDFSTAATSVSAIPIKQQQRLRDADELSAARASAPSVPPVHQNRQNEEFAYVQRHVRKTSIDERRPPKRRAEASPQVPPVANTSMAAEDPALEAALHDYALDMPISQPQAQHPQLPFNLDTFNLENDPILKSAGPMHQQFTFSPVGSPMMSTSSFQQMYNNFQPPPSASSLQSPPGSAYPSTASTPQPIPEGEQMYFGSQLHPHQSMPSFQPHHHQQSANQQQQQFVFNPNSDSMFSAIASTSAPAHHSGFNQPVFQMPGHLDPTNIMSNDFQPASMPIRGQMFQFGGDEDEEEDEQMSFADPNMMMPPGYSAMDDPSMENYGSYQWENSLSNAYNPSVERFGGNPTRRGVQIGGAEMIPSPQGWDQGSGLGRGHGSAASVSEIRNRGGDPRTRKIPRTTSTPNTMGMATGMFSIRTQSSPSSPQESGFNSAVPSRPGSPRLGDNSGVPTSCTNCFTQTTPLWRRNPEGQPLCNACGLFLKLHGVVRPLSLKTDVIKKRNRGSGNSVPVGTLRSKKVASRKNSVAQTNASTPNSGKQGNDEDSPKSGAGSAGNTPISSGPTEKPAKTVVSIAPGPPKPTPQPPASAPTRPVAPRRTRKPSRASNTLGQNAHEMAEAEEPKAGNKNPKEGTSGTQHPPLMANAMSLKPNAPPMHAQMVPPGGGAGPGQMTPGQHGPPPGVPPSMITGPQEWEWLTMSL; the protein is encoded by the exons ATGTCTCACGCCCAGCCCGCGGCCTTGCAGGCTCGCGAGCGACATGCGGACAGGCAGCGTGGGGTGCGTCCACAATCATGTGCCCTCTCCGACGACTCGATGGACGCTGCCGCCATTGCCCTGGACGCCGCCGACTCCACCACCTCGAACACCAAGTCGTCGCCGCGACATGTGCGCTTCCCCGACCACCAACACTACGACAGCGTCTCGGGCACGTCGAGCGCAATAGCATCCCTCACCTCGCAATCCACCCTCGAGACCTTGTCCACCAGGCTGGATTTGTCACCGACCGAGAAAGAGGCCCGCAAGGGCTTGCTCCGCGAGTCCTTCTTCGGACAGTGGAAAGACGATGCCAGCCACGTCGAGACCGACACTCCCGAAGAAATGCAGAAGAACGATCCGCTCGGCACGCAGATATGGAAGTTATACCACAAGACCAAGGGCCAGCTGCCCAACTCTGAGCGCCTCGAGAACCTCACGTGGCGCATGATGTCAATGAATCTGCGCAGGAAACAGCTTGCTGAAAGTCAGAA TCGACTCACTCCGCGACCGCTCACTCAGCAAGGGCCCAGCGGTATTGCTCAACTGCGCAAGTCGTCGCAGCAAGCGACTCGGAACCGCGATGATCATATGATCTTGGATGATTTCATTGTTCCCTCTTCGATCGGTTCGCCTAGTGGAGTAAGTCCAGCAGCATCTGGGAGCATTGCCGAGGGTGACTTCTCGACTGCGGCGACGTCTGTATCTGCCATCCCGATCAAGCAGCAACAACGGCTGCGAGATGCCGACGAACTTTCGGCTGCACGAGCCTCAGCGCCATCTGTCCCACCAGTGCACCAGAACCGTCAAAATGAAGAATTTGCCTATGTGCAGCGGCATGTGCGAAAGACAAGTATTGACGAGCGAAGG CCGCCCAAGAGGCGCGCGGAAGCCTCGCCACAAGTACCTCCCGTCGCCAACACAAGCATGGCCGCCGAAGATCCGGCCTTGGAGGCTGCTTTGCACGACTACGCCTTGGACATGCCAATCTCTCAGCCTCAGGCTCAGCATCCACAACTCCCTTTCAACCTCGACACATTCAATCTTGAGAACGATCCTATCCTGAAATCTGCCGGACCGATGCACCAACAATTTACGTTCTCGCCTGTTGGCTCGCCCATGATGAGTACATCATCATTTCAGCAGATGTACAACAACTTCCAGCCTCCCCCGAGCGCTTCTAGTTTGCAATCACCGCCCGGATCTGCGTACCCGTCGACAGCCTCTACCCCACAGCCAATTCCAGAGGGCGAGCAAATGTACTTTGGTTCACAGCTGCACCCTCACCAGTCCATGCCGAGCTTTCAGCCACATCACCATCAGCAGAGTGCTAatcagcagcagcagcagttTGTGTTCAACCCGAACAGCGATTCTATGTTCAGTGCCATCGCTTCTACAAGCGCTCCGGCTCACCACAGTGGTTTCAACCAGCCCGTCTTTCAGATGCCTGGACACTTGGACCCCACAAATATCATGTCGAACGACTTTCAACCTGCCAGTATGCCTATCAGAGGACAGATGTTTCAGTTTGGCGGCGACGAGGATGAGGAGGAGGATGAGCAAATGTCTTTTGCGGACCCGAACATGATGATGCCACCTGGATACTCCGCAATGGACGATCCAAGTATGGAAAACTACGGCAGCTATCAGTGGGAAAACAGTCTGTCGAACGCTTACAACCCCTCCGTAGAGCGGTTTGGTGGGAATCCAACCCGGAGAGGAGTACAGATTGGTGGTGCGGAGATGATACCCTCACCGCAGGGCTGGGATCAAGGTAGTGGTTTGGGCAGGGGGCATGGGTCGGCCGCCTCCGTTAGCGAGATTCGAAATCGAGGTGGAGACCCCCGAACCCGCAAGATCCCGCGGACCACATCGACTCCCAACACCATGGGCATGGCCACGGGCATGTTCTCGATTCGTACGCAATCATCGCCCTCTTCGCCGCAAGAATCAGGCTTCAATTCTGCCGTGCCTTCTCGACCGGGCAGTCCAAGACTCGGTGACAACAGTGGCGTCCCGACCTCGTGTACCAATTGCTTCACGCAGACTACGCCTCTGTGGCGACGCAACCCAGAGGGACAGCCTCTTTGTAATGCATGTGGACTCTTCCTCAAGTTACACGGTGTGGTGCGGCCGCTGAGCTTGAAGACCGACGTGATCAAGAAGCGCAATCGCGGAAGTGGCAACTCTGTGCCCGTGGGCACTTTACGATCGAAGAAAGTGGCCAGTCGCAAGAATTCTGTTGCGCAGACCAATGCTAGCACTCCAAACTCAGGAAAACAAGGCAATGATGAAGATTCTCCTAAATCAGGCGCTGGATCTGCTGGAAACACGCCGATTAGCTCAGGTCCTACTGAGAAACCGGCGAAGACCGTCGTGTCAATTGCGCCTGGGCCACCGAAGCCCACGCCTCAGCCACCAGCTAGCGCGCCGACTCGTCCAGTTGCTCCCAGACGTACCCGGAAACCGAGTCGCGCAAGCAACACTCTCGGCCAGAACGCTCACGAAATGGCAGAAGCTGAAGAGCCGAAAGCTGGCAACAAGAACCCGAAAGAGGGAACCTCTGGTACTCAACATCCTCCGCTCATGGCTAACGCGATGTCTCTCAAACCAAACGCGCCACCGATGCACGCGCAAATGGTTCCACCAGGTGGCGGCGCCGGACCCGGGCAGATGACACCTGGACAACATGGACCACCTCCTGGAGTGCCTCCATCTATGATTACTGGACCCCAGGAGTGGGAGTGGTTGACCATGAGTCTTTGA